CTAGATAAAATAATAGTTCATTCATATTCCTCCATTCTATATATTGATTTTTTTCATAGTGAACAGAAAATAATAAAAAACTAAAGATAGTCAACTTTTAAGTCTAAAATATAGTTGTTTTATTTATTTTCATTTTAAAATGAAAATAATATAATTTATTTAAATACACTACAAAAACTTAAATTAGGAGATATTATGAAAATAGCTTTCTTCGATGCGAAGGACTATGATGTAACATCTTTCGATAAATACAATAATGGTAGACATGAAATTACTTTTTTTAAAGAAAATCTTAACCTTGATACAGTAAAACTTGCTCAAGGATATGATGCGGTATGTGGTTTTGTTAACACATATGGTGACAAAGTAATTCTTGAAGTATTATCGAAAATGGGAGTCAAATATTGATTCCAAAGATCAATGGGATATAACAAAATTGATGTTGCGAAAGCAAATGAATTAGGAATTGAAGTATTTAGAATTTTTAACTATTCAGCTGAAAGTATTGGTGAATTTGCATTCGCTACTATGTCAGCTTTAAACCGTAACTTACTTGTTGCAAATAGTAGAGTTCAAAAATACAACTTTTCATTAAATGGATTAGATGGTAAATGTATTGGTAACTCTACAATCGGAGTTATTGGTTCAGGTAAAATTGGACAAACATTTGTCAGAATAGCAAAAGCTACAGGTGCTAAAGTTTTAGTATTTGATGCATTTGCTAGAGAAAACTTCCCACAACTTGCTGAAACATTTGGATTTGAATTCGTTTCACTTACAGAATTATTACAACAAAGTGACTTTATTTCAATTCACTGTCCACTTCTTCCGTCAACAAGATACTTAATTGATGAAGCTGCAATTAACACAATGAAAGATGGTG
The DNA window shown above is from Mycoplasma seminis and carries:
- a CDS encoding NAD(P)-dependent oxidoreductase — its product is MKIAFFDAKDYDVTSFDKYNNGRHEITFFKENLNLDTVKLAQGYDAVCGFVNTYGDKVILEVLSKMGVKYWFQRSMGYNKIDVAKANELGIEVFRIFNYSAESIGEFAFATMSALNRNLLVANSRVQKYNFSLNGLDGKCIGNSTIGVIGSGKIGQTFVRIAKATGAKVLVFDAFARENFPQLAETFGFEFVSLTELLQQSDFISIHCPLLPSTRYLIDEAAINTMKDGVIVVNTARGEIVDLKAMLKGLKSGKVRGFATDVLEREEGRFYEDVSSRIAELKAMDPEWKELIEMPNTLVTSHQAYLTDLALSQIALATLENADNAEKGDFSKALRVLENGKIQNG